gtctctgtcctcagaGCGGTGAACAACGAGCTGCTGGACACGTACCAGCTGAAGTCTCTGGACGGGCTGCTCGAGGCTCGTCTGGAGAAAGTCGTCATCGCTCCGAGGAAGGAGCAGAGCAGCAGGCGGCGGCGGTCAGGCGtcgagaagagagagaagaagggaaagctgtttttgactttaaataaatatttacaaaaccGGGGCGAGAAGAACGACTCGGGCGTGGCGGGAGAAGAGCTGCCGGGGTTTCACTACGACAACTTCTCCATGAGGAAGCCGTACGACCGCGTGATTCGATGCCTCGGGTTCAGATTCAACTTCAGCGTGTTTGACGGGTAAGAACGGACAGTTTATAACATTCAACAAATCACTCGTACCCTTAACCTTTTAATATTTTTCCACAGCTCCGCCTGCCCTCCAAACAGTGAGAACGCCAAGGGGAGGTTGCCCGGGGTTACCGCCTGGTACGAAGGTACAAACACTCCCGGGTTGTTTGTGCTGGGGACCGCCGCTCACTCCAGAGACTACCGAGCGTCCGCTGGAGGCTTCGTCCACGGGTTTCGCTACACGGGTTCGTCTGCTCGTTTTATCTGTCACACtgaatgaagaaaacagaaTCTGTAATATTTGAGgatattctgaatttaaaaacGGCGGTGCAAAGAGCGTCACATCATTAAACCGAGTCTTCATGAATAAACGACAAAGATCTCTCTTGTTTCTCTGCCGCAGTGCGAGCTGTTCATCGTGTTCTCGAGCGGCGGCGTCACGGTGCAAAGTGGCCTTCAACCAGACTGTCGACCTCGCAGCTGCAGTCGTGGATCCTGAAGCGCGTCGGCGAGGCTTCAGGGACGTATCAGATGTTCGAGGTGCTGGGAGACGTCATACTTCTTCGAGGGtaagaagatgttttttttatatatatttcaggGAGACGACTCAGGTTTGTAACTGCAGttcccattttaaccactaggtgagAAAACTAAATCTGCAACTCAATCAGacatttcctgtttgtattttttcacatcctcacacacacttctgtcatccccccccccccccccgagtagAAAGTCATACTCATGATGTGTGGTCCTCGCGTCCTCTCCGCAGCTCTCACTGTGAATACCTGGAGGAGTTTCCTCTTCAGGCGCTGCCTCGGCTCTCGTCTCTGTCGGGTCACGGCGTGTCCGATCACGGGCTGATCGTTCTCCTCATGCAGTACGGGAAGACCAAGATCGACTTTCTGGGGCGGAGTCGAGCAGAAACAGACTGGACCAAAGCTTGGAAATCCAACTTTCTGCACCCTGTGTTATACTACTACGACACGCCCCCTACAGGTGAGTAGAAGCACTGCTGGATTACAttaaactgttgttgttttttaacatgtttattgagttttaaacatttttccaagacacacaattacaattaaataaattctaaggaaaacaaacaaaaaaaggatgtacacatgcacatatatacatttataaataaggGGGGGaaagtaaaatataataatacaaaatatgtGAAAGATCTTTATCCCGAAGAAAATTAATATATAAGCCCCAGATGTCAAATAATTCTCGTTTGTCTTTAAgtgtttatgttattttttccacattcaATTGTAAAGGTAGAAAGCTGCATAATGAAACACAGTTTAGCATCTAACCTGAGGTGCAAACAAGCTTTAATGTGGTGCGTAACAAGCAGAGTATGAGTAGTCGGTTGTCTCTAAACTGAGAGGTacggggttcgatccccagctcctgtaatcacatgttgaagtgtccttgagcaagacactgaaccccaaattgctcccattGCCATGAATCTGCTCGAGTATCTCAGCTGGATTTTGTTTCCCTCAGATGAAGATATGAAGCTCCGTCCTCACGGCTGGCCTTTACCCAGACCTAAAGCGATCCACCACATGGTGGAGGACTTCCTCACCGAGTGGGACGGTCCCGTTTCTCACATTCAGCCGCTGAGGCGCTTCCTGGAGCATGCGGTCCAAACCGACCTCAGGAGTTTCTATGCAGGTGAGGAttcagggtttgttttttaagccaGTTCAAGGAGGGATTTTAACATCCCTGTGAAGCCTCATCAGCAgtttaaatgtcacagaggGGTTGAAGAGGTGAAGTCGTTCGAGGTCGCTGTTCAGGTGTCAGAGGTAGCAAGAGAGATGTAGCAGGGGCGagacagcgtgtgtgtgagtgcaccctaagTCTTAGCATCTGAAGTTATTTAAAGCTTCAAACTGCATCATTAAAATAGCTGATTTTATCGTAATAGAGATGTTAGCTTCTCTCACTCTtgtctctcttctgtctttcaGAATCATGTTTCCGTTTCTCCCTCACACACCGAAAGCCGCCGCTCTTCTGTCAGCACGGATACCTGAAGCAGCAGGGCGTCGCTCACGACCGTCAGCCGTGGCAGAACGTCGACGTGGCGGGTTTGACGCCCGCTGAGACGGATTCAGACGCATCAGGAGCCGACCCCGCTCTCCCTAACTACCTGTCTGGAGCCGGAGCCTCTGTGTCGTCGGGACTGAAGCTTGAcctctgattgtttttattgaagcGTGTTTAATCTGTGGTCATGATGCTGGTTGTGTCCCTCAGACTTTCTACCTCCTTATTCTTATCCTCAATATTTCCCTCCACACGACCAAATACGTCCAACTGACTAAAACGAATCAAACACGTCTGTTTCAACCAAagagtgttttctttctgtgttatAAAAAGTGTCCTAACAGGTCAAACGAGAGAAATGGAGAGTATGAGTATGAGAAAGTGTCACagttcatttcttcttctcagaAAAGTCCTCTGTTTATCACTGGAGAAGCACTTTGTCCCTTCAGAGCTCCCTTATTTTTATTCCTCACTAAATATTTATACACATTATATTATAACGTTTTCATATCATGTACGTGTAAAATATCTGAAGCTGtatctgtggagggttttaaAATTATGTTTCATGATGGTTTCTGAATAAACCGAGTGAAATCagttgtgtctctgtggtcGAGTAAttatgtaaaaacagacttttttagaatgggtgtgtatgtgacttcctgtgcgtctgtagccagcctctagtggacactcgaggaactgcaggattttgcagctcggcttcatttttcaacactggaggctGCCACTGTAAAACATTGCGGACAAATTTTTCCACTGCCTCATTTTGAGCTGcaggttaaacatttaaataaagaaggatgatatttttattgttggaaaacaaacaatttaaaggtaaagaaaaagagaaatatccctgctttgtccacaggaggcgCCATAATCGAAAAACAGTTGCTTTAAAATAGAGAATCACTAGAGCTCTAaattgtattattaatttactttaaaatcactatattgtgttttaaatgttttaaattttaaataaatgcattttttcttGAAAAAGAACGTAAATTTAATCGTTTTATGGTCTTTAAGGTTTTTTCATGATTTGTAatgttctgacattttttaataaagataattgaagaaaaaaaagaaggagaggtGAAATGCAGCGTTGTGATTGGCTGTCTGATTGCGGCGCTCCTATTGGACGGGCGCTCAAGAACAACCCGGACTGTGATTGGTCGTCGCTGCTGTGGAGCCGCACTGAGAGGGTTTTTACTACTTGTGTCCGTTGAGATGGAAAATGTGAAATCGGGGACATTTTGGTGCTGAAGAAGAAGGCAGGGTTTGTTGagctgtttcatgttttaaattctCCCGGGATTGAAGGACCACGATGGGGGTGTTTATGTGCTGACGTGCCGTGAGATGGCCCCGGATGTCGCTGGCGGAGCAGATGAGAAATATTAAAGAGGACTTGGTTTCCTTTTAGCTTCGGCTGCAGGTTGTAGTGTAAACAGCGTCCATATGTCACGGTGAAGCATGGACGGGTGGAGCCCAATCGTAGCAACCACCTCGGATACGGAACGATCCAGCTCCGAGGGGGAGTACATGGTGGAGCCATCACCCGGAGAGGAGACGCGGGAGGCGGCGGCGGACAGAGCAGGGCAGCGGGGTGACGCGGAGGGTGCGATGGAGGACGCGGGTTCGGCTGCGGTCGGGTTCGGGATCAGTGGGACCGGGGAGGGTAAGGTGGTGTTGGGTCGGTTCGGACAGAGAGACGATAAAGAGCTCAGGTACCTGCACCTGCTGTGGGAGCCCGGACGAGCCGAGCTGACCCCCGGGGGAGCGACGGGCAAGCCGGGGAAGATGACAGGTAGCCGGGCCAAGAGGCATCACAGGACGGTGCGGAACCTCGGTCCTCTCGGGCAAGATGTTTACGgtaaggtttgtttttctttaaaaatacatttatgtgtCAGCAACAACTATAAAGCTTGTTAAAGActgagtactgcagtccacattcacctctgaagcttcagtgtttatccag
This Labrus bergylta chromosome 16, fLabBer1.1, whole genome shotgun sequence DNA region includes the following protein-coding sequences:
- the foxred2 gene encoding FAD-dependent oxidoreductase domain-containing protein 2 isoform X3 produces the protein MDPSLPCYILSFVLIGCVQSSLGDPQQHNETRHHEYCVLGAGPAGLQMGFFLNKAKRDYIILERNSGPGSFFNKYPRHRKLISINKIHTGRQNREFNLRHDWNSLLSDKPDLLFKRVSGEFYPPADSFPAYLSVFSKELGLKVRYGVDVGRIRAVLLASGRRYILTDQHAADYTCSVLLVATGLWVPQEVEFVGSDLVEGYESISTDPEDYRNQAVLILGKGNAAFETAQSILGSASRVHMLSSSPVRLAWQTHYVGDLRAVNNELLDTYQLKSLDGLLEARLEKVVIAPRKEQSSRRRRSGVEKREKKGKLFLTLNKYLQNRGEKNDSGVAGEELPGFHYDNFSMRKPYDRVIRCLGFRFNFSVFDGSACPPNSENAKGRLPGVTAWYEGTNTPGLFVLGTAAHSRDYRASAGGFVHGFRYTVRAVHRVLERRRHGAKWPSTRLSTSQLQSWILKRVGEASGTYQMFEVLGDVILLRGSHCEYLEEFPLQALPRLSSLSGHGVSDHGLIVLLMQYGKTKIDFLGRSRAETDWTKAWKSNFLHPVLYYYDTPPTDEDMKLRPHGWPLPRPKAIHHMVEDFLTEWDGPVSHIQPLRRFLEHAVQTDLRSFYAESCFRFSLTHRKPPLFCQHGYLKQQGVAHDRQPWQNVDVAGLTPAETDSDASGADPALPNYLSGAGASVSSGLKLDL
- the foxred2 gene encoding FAD-dependent oxidoreductase domain-containing protein 2 isoform X1; this translates as MRCKSKRSFTVMDPSLPCYILSFVLIGCVQSSLGDPQQHNETRHHEYCVLGAGPAGLQMGFFLNKAKRDYIILERNSGPGSFFNKYPRHRKLISINKIHTGRQNREFNLRHDWNSLLSDKPDLLFKRVSGEFYPPADSFPAYLSVFSKELGLKVRYGVDVGRIRAVLLASGRRYILTDQHAADYTCSVLLVATGLWVPQEVEFVGSDLVEGYESISTDPEDYRNQAVLILGKGNAAFETAQSILGSASRVHMLSSSPVRLAWQTHYVGDLRAVNNELLDTYQLKSLDGLLEARLEKVVIAPRKEQSSRRRRSGVEKREKKGKLFLTLNKYLQNRGEKNDSGVAGEELPGFHYDNFSMRKPYDRVIRCLGFRFNFSVFDGSACPPNSENAKGRLPGVTAWYEGTNTPGLFVLGTAAHSRDYRASAGGFVHGFRYTVRAVHRVLERRRHGAKWPSTRLSTSQLQSWILKRVGEASGTYQMFEVLGDVILLRGSHCEYLEEFPLQALPRLSSLSGHGVSDHGLIVLLMQYGKTKIDFLGRSRAETDWTKAWKSNFLHPVLYYYDTPPTDEDMKLRPHGWPLPRPKAIHHMVEDFLTEWDGPVSHIQPLRRFLEHAVQTDLRSFYAESCFRFSLTHRKPPLFCQHGYLKQQGVAHDRQPWQNVDVAGLTPAETDSDASGADPALPNYLSGAGASVSSGLKLDL
- the foxred2 gene encoding FAD-dependent oxidoreductase domain-containing protein 2 isoform X2 yields the protein MRCKSKRSFTVMDPSLPCYILSFVLIGCVQSSLGDPQQHNETRHHEYCVLGAGPAGLQMGFFLNKAKRDYIILERNSGPGSFFNKYPRHRKLISINKIHTGRQNREFNLRHDWNSLLSDKPDLLFKRVSGEFYPPADSFPAYLSVFSKELGLKVRYGVDVGRIRAVLLASGRRYILTDQHAADYTCSVLLVATGLWVPQEVEFVGSDLVEGYESISTDPEDYRNQAVLILGKGNAAFETAQSILGSASRVHMLSSSPVRLAWQTHYVGDLRAVNNELLDTYQLKSLDGLLEARLEKVVIAPRKEQSSRRRRSGVEKREKKGKLFLTLNKYLQNRGEKNDSGVAGEELPGFHYDNFSMRKPYDRVIRCLGFRFNFSVFDGSACPPNSENAKGRLPGVTAWYEGTNTPGLFVLGTAAHSRDYRASAGGFVHGFRYTVRAVHRVLERRRHGAKWPSTRLSTSQLQSWILKRVGEASGTYQMFEVLGDVILLRGSHCEYLEEFPLQALPRLSSLSGHGVSDHGLIVLLMQYGKTKIDFLGRSRAETDWTKAWKSNFLHPVLYYYDTPPTDMKLRPHGWPLPRPKAIHHMVEDFLTEWDGPVSHIQPLRRFLEHAVQTDLRSFYAESCFRFSLTHRKPPLFCQHGYLKQQGVAHDRQPWQNVDVAGLTPAETDSDASGADPALPNYLSGAGASVSSGLKLDL